The following are encoded in a window of Limibacter armeniacum genomic DNA:
- a CDS encoding toprim domain-containing protein — MAIIENIKSQCSIIEYLNGKGLKGQKHGKQMYYNSPIREGDNDKSFAVTMDGTKWIDFGGGDAAKGDIITLVEILEACSKQEAISKLSQQLIQKPEKANPNTEKKAAAGTAPEKGDFAQDERRQVTAVLPVEKKTKLMEYITSRGISEKIAIQYLRCVEYRQDGKFSPKGYPYFAIGMKTTGGWELRNHANGTDFKSHIGKKKPSFFQGKTRGGNILLFEGMFDFLTALEHSDTLTLPFDAIVLHSGNNLTKEVLAFIKQWYQTADAYVDNDAKGDEVISKLVNNGLKVMDFRKKIYPHHNDYNAFWCWRKQLNFQPNSAPAGDPKNSLFKIAVYFYDKHTDGSDKYWFYYSPDNEQDKLDFHSVIPSNFNDLEPEIRLQLLTAKFRGLNHIFMKHINANIDKIKKAIIYAQKRPSNLDFYPTCTIK; from the coding sequence ATGGCGATCATCGAGAACATCAAGAGCCAATGCTCTATCATTGAATACCTGAATGGAAAAGGTTTGAAAGGCCAAAAGCACGGAAAACAGATGTATTACAACTCTCCAATTCGTGAGGGCGACAATGACAAGAGTTTTGCCGTAACGATGGACGGCACCAAGTGGATTGATTTCGGTGGCGGCGATGCTGCCAAAGGTGATATCATCACGCTGGTGGAAATCTTGGAAGCCTGCAGCAAGCAAGAGGCAATCAGCAAACTCTCCCAGCAGCTGATCCAAAAACCCGAAAAGGCCAACCCCAATACCGAAAAGAAAGCAGCTGCCGGCACAGCGCCAGAGAAAGGCGATTTCGCCCAAGACGAGCGCAGGCAAGTCACTGCAGTATTGCCGGTGGAAAAGAAAACAAAGCTAATGGAGTACATCACCTCCAGAGGCATCTCCGAAAAAATAGCCATCCAGTATTTGCGCTGTGTGGAGTACCGTCAGGATGGCAAGTTTTCACCAAAAGGTTACCCATACTTTGCCATCGGTATGAAAACAACTGGTGGATGGGAGCTGCGTAACCATGCCAACGGCACCGACTTCAAGAGCCATATCGGAAAGAAGAAACCCTCTTTCTTTCAGGGAAAAACAAGAGGTGGAAACATTCTGCTGTTTGAAGGCATGTTTGACTTCCTGACCGCACTGGAGCATTCCGACACCCTAACGCTGCCTTTTGATGCCATCGTGCTGCACAGTGGCAACAACCTAACCAAGGAAGTACTGGCATTTATCAAGCAATGGTACCAGACAGCGGATGCCTATGTGGACAACGATGCCAAAGGTGATGAGGTAATCAGCAAGCTGGTAAACAATGGCTTGAAGGTAATGGACTTCAGGAAAAAGATTTACCCACACCATAACGATTACAACGCTTTCTGGTGCTGGAGAAAGCAGCTGAACTTCCAGCCAAACAGTGCACCTGCAGGCGATCCCAAAAACTCACTTTTCAAGATTGCGGTCTACTTCTACGACAAGCATACCGACGGATCGGATAAGTACTGGTTTTACTACAGCCCAGACAACGAGCAAGACAAGCTGGACTTTCACAGCGTAATCCCAAGCAACTTCAACGATCTGGAGCCCGAAATCAGACTGCAGCTGCTGACTGCCAAATTCCGTGGCCTGAACCACATCTTTATGAAGCATATCAATGCCAATATTGACAAGATCAAGAAGGCTATCATATACGCCCAGAAACGTCCGAGCAACTTGGACTTTTACCCAACTTGTACCATTAAATAA
- a CDS encoding IS3 family transposase codes for MLIKPRRRYHVTTNSHHRFRKHKNLTQHLEVKRPEQLWVADITYIGTRQNPMYLALVTDAYAKKVVGYDVSNSLNAQGAIRALKRGLLQREYPAEALIHHSDRGLQYCCDDYQEMLDDAQVTCSMTEKYDPYQNAVAERVNGILKQEFIRGIQINDIQLMKKIIKQSIDIYNTERPHLSCRMKTPEYMHLQREIKIKTYKKENPPALELVGSI; via the coding sequence ATGCTGATAAAGCCTCGCAGAAGATATCACGTGACCACCAACTCACATCACCGTTTCCGTAAGCACAAGAACCTGACGCAACACTTGGAGGTAAAGCGCCCAGAGCAGCTTTGGGTGGCTGATATCACCTACATAGGCACAAGGCAAAACCCGATGTACCTGGCTTTGGTCACGGATGCTTATGCCAAAAAGGTTGTTGGCTATGATGTATCCAACAGCTTAAATGCCCAAGGGGCTATCCGGGCATTGAAAAGGGGACTCCTGCAACGGGAATACCCTGCAGAAGCCTTGATCCATCACTCCGATAGAGGGTTGCAATATTGTTGTGATGATTATCAAGAAATGCTGGACGACGCACAGGTAACCTGTAGCATGACTGAGAAGTATGATCCTTATCAAAATGCAGTAGCTGAACGCGTAAATGGCATCCTTAAGCAGGAGTTTATAAGAGGAATCCAAATCAATGATATCCAACTTATGAAGAAAATAATCAAGCAGAGTATAGACATCTACAACACGGAAAGACCCCATTTATCCTGCAGGATGAAAACGCCAGAATACATGCACCTGCAAAGAGAGATAAAGATTAAGACCTATAAAAAAGAAAACCCACCAGCACTTGAGCTAGTGGGATCCATATAA
- the katG gene encoding catalase/peroxidase HPI, which yields MKKIMLFSWLVAAGAFTTACQKNSDQVAEAKMDSTSGATKKSLSNMKATSNMHWWPNQINLSILRQNSTLSDPMNENFDYIKEFNSLDYYTLKEDIRKVLTESQDWWPADFGHYGGLFIRMAWHSAGTYRTADGRGGSRAGQQRFAPLNSWPDNANLDKARRLLWPIKQKYGKKISWADLMVLTGNVALEDMGFKTFGFAGGREDVWEPEMDVYWGSEKKWLDDERYSEDRTKLESPLAAVQMGLIYVNPEGPNGNPDPLLAAKDIRDTFGRMGMNDEETVALIAGGHTLGKAHGAGPATHVGPDPEAASIEEQGFGWKSDYKSGKGADAITSGLEVTWTPTPTQWSHMFFYSLFENEWELTKSPAGAHQWVAKGEPKMLVPDAFDKDKKHKPTMFTTDLSLRFDPGFEKIARNFYENPKSFDDAFARAWFKLTHRDMGPNSTYLGPEAPSENLIWQDPIPAVDHQLINKNDIAALKSTILKSDLSISEMVSTAWASASTYRGSDRRGGANGARIRLAPQKDWEVNNPAQLAKVLGVLEKIQADFNAKSGSKKVSIADLIVLAGDAAVEKAAANAGYPVAIPFVPGRMDATQEQTDVASFGLLEPMADGFRNYLKTRYTIPTEELLVDKAQLLTLTAPEMTVLVGGMRSLGANYNGSKEGIFTDNKDKLSNDFFVNLLDMSTEWKAADDSKEAFEGRDRTSGELKYTATRADLIFGSNSELRALAEVYASDDAKEKFVKDFVAAWDKVMKLDRFDLIYPKNKTIAKN from the coding sequence ATGAAAAAGATAATGTTATTCAGCTGGTTAGTAGCTGCAGGTGCCTTCACCACAGCATGCCAGAAGAACAGCGACCAAGTAGCAGAAGCAAAGATGGATAGCACTTCAGGTGCTACAAAAAAGAGTCTATCTAATATGAAGGCAACCAGCAACATGCACTGGTGGCCTAACCAAATTAACCTGAGCATTCTGCGCCAGAACTCTACTCTGTCGGATCCTATGAACGAGAATTTCGACTATATCAAGGAGTTCAATAGCCTAGACTACTATACACTTAAAGAAGATATTAGAAAAGTATTGACAGAATCACAGGACTGGTGGCCTGCTGACTTCGGTCACTACGGTGGTTTGTTTATCAGAATGGCATGGCACAGTGCGGGTACTTATCGTACAGCAGATGGCCGTGGTGGTTCACGTGCAGGACAGCAGCGTTTTGCGCCATTGAACAGCTGGCCTGATAACGCAAACCTTGACAAGGCTAGACGTTTGCTTTGGCCAATCAAACAAAAATATGGTAAGAAGATCTCATGGGCTGACTTGATGGTGCTGACAGGTAACGTAGCACTGGAAGACATGGGCTTCAAGACATTTGGTTTTGCAGGTGGTAGAGAAGATGTTTGGGAACCTGAGATGGACGTGTACTGGGGTTCTGAGAAAAAGTGGTTGGATGACGAGCGTTACTCTGAAGACCGCACTAAGCTGGAAAGTCCGTTGGCAGCAGTTCAGATGGGGCTGATCTATGTAAACCCAGAAGGACCTAACGGTAACCCTGATCCGCTGTTGGCTGCAAAAGATATCCGTGACACTTTCGGTAGAATGGGTATGAACGATGAGGAAACAGTAGCCCTGATTGCAGGTGGTCACACTTTGGGTAAGGCACACGGTGCTGGTCCTGCTACACACGTAGGTCCTGATCCTGAGGCGGCAAGCATTGAGGAGCAAGGTTTCGGATGGAAGAGTGATTACAAATCAGGTAAAGGTGCGGATGCGATCACTTCAGGACTTGAGGTAACTTGGACACCTACACCTACACAATGGAGCCATATGTTCTTCTACAGCTTGTTCGAGAACGAATGGGAACTGACGAAGAGCCCTGCAGGTGCACACCAGTGGGTAGCGAAAGGCGAACCTAAGATGCTGGTTCCGGATGCATTTGACAAAGACAAAAAGCACAAGCCTACGATGTTTACAACAGACTTGTCGCTGAGGTTTGACCCAGGATTCGAAAAGATTGCAAGAAACTTCTACGAGAATCCTAAGTCATTTGATGATGCTTTTGCACGTGCTTGGTTTAAGCTGACTCACAGGGATATGGGACCAAACAGTACTTACCTTGGCCCAGAGGCTCCTTCAGAGAATCTGATCTGGCAAGATCCAATCCCAGCGGTTGATCACCAGCTGATTAACAAAAACGACATCGCAGCACTGAAATCAACAATCCTGAAATCAGATTTGTCTATCAGCGAAATGGTTTCTACTGCTTGGGCTTCGGCTTCTACTTACCGTGGTTCTGACAGAAGAGGTGGTGCTAACGGTGCAAGAATCCGTCTGGCTCCACAGAAAGACTGGGAAGTAAACAATCCTGCACAACTGGCGAAAGTGTTGGGTGTACTGGAGAAAATTCAGGCTGACTTCAACGCAAAATCAGGTTCGAAGAAAGTATCTATTGCTGACCTGATTGTACTGGCAGGTGATGCAGCTGTTGAGAAAGCGGCAGCCAACGCAGGTTACCCTGTTGCAATCCCATTCGTACCTGGTCGTATGGATGCTACACAAGAGCAAACAGATGTAGCGTCTTTCGGTCTGCTTGAGCCAATGGCTGACGGTTTCCGTAACTACCTGAAGACACGTTATACAATCCCTACAGAGGAACTGTTGGTTGACAAGGCGCAACTGCTGACGCTGACTGCTCCTGAAATGACCGTACTGGTAGGCGGTATGAGGTCATTGGGTGCTAACTACAATGGCTCTAAAGAGGGTATCTTCACTGACAACAAAGACAAACTGTCTAATGACTTCTTTGTAAATCTGTTGGACATGAGCACTGAGTGGAAAGCTGCTGATGATTCAAAAGAAGCATTTGAAGGAAGAGACAGAACTTCAGGTGAACTAAAATATACAGCAACTCGTGCTGACCTGATCTTCGGTTCAAACTCAGAACTGAGAGCTTTGGCTGAAGTTTATGCCAGCGACGATGCGAAAGAGAAGTTTGTAAAAGACTTCGTTGCAGCATGGGACAAAGTGATGAAGCTTGATAGATTTGACTTGATCTATCCTAAAAATAAAACCATCGCGAAGAATTAA
- a CDS encoding helix-turn-helix domain-containing protein: protein MSQLNFSQRQQIETLLAKGFSQTEIAQQLGVHKATVSREISRNKLADGKYSASMAEQKKEIRRYVANQNQKGRCKDIHLTHKYPKLVRQKREKQYHSPMLAFFATLPAARQGLPNFRFRVELRTGRWEIRGYRSMKCLSINNRLCSGKSRLATNKISVIKRFYRKLSQHPFAGRQHKIYWMDYRYKLQAFQYYGMKIICRKPITQPYFLHEKIRTAVSMIETCAAEPELKNIA from the coding sequence ATGTCCCAACTGAATTTTTCACAGCGCCAACAAATCGAAACACTTCTTGCCAAAGGTTTTTCCCAAACGGAAATAGCCCAGCAACTTGGTGTACATAAGGCAACGGTTAGTCGGGAGATCTCTCGTAATAAATTGGCTGACGGAAAATATTCAGCCTCAATGGCTGAACAGAAAAAAGAGATCAGACGATATGTAGCCAATCAAAACCAGAAAGGAAGATGCAAAGACATCCATCTCACGCACAAATACCCCAAACTGGTACGCCAAAAGAGGGAAAAACAATACCATAGCCCTATGCTGGCTTTTTTTGCAACGCTTCCAGCAGCTCGGCAAGGACTTCCAAACTTTAGATTTAGAGTGGAACTAAGGACAGGCAGGTGGGAGATACGGGGCTATCGCTCAATGAAATGCCTCTCAATTAATAACAGGCTATGCTCTGGCAAGAGCAGGTTGGCGACCAACAAGATTTCTGTCATAAAAAGGTTTTACAGGAAATTGAGCCAGCACCCGTTTGCAGGTCGTCAGCACAAAATTTACTGGATGGACTATCGCTATAAATTACAGGCATTTCAGTACTATGGAATGAAAATAATTTGTAGAAAGCCGATTACTCAACCTTATTTCTTACATGAAAAAATAAGAACAGCCGTTTCAATGATTGAAACCTGTGCTGCTGAACCTGAGCTGAAAAATATTGCCTAA
- a CDS encoding phage tail tape measure protein, producing the protein MAVQSNDIAKTTIQVDGKQGINQLGLFEAEAAKAAKQMQVLERATKEYTKTSDKMKSLEAAGKKQSKAYENAAKKLKELEGAQQDYLKATDKYKDAERKVKGLREQLGLAGLTMRQLKNRQRELNREMENTTRGTTRYKELNTEMDKVKAEMASTNNTTKKSTNIFSSFGGELMQLGGKGGAIAAVAAGLLYLGNQILSVEKKFTGLMRTTKRVTGETGEVLEQTTARIQSLSDVYGEEYNEILKATQSVATAYKIDFREALDLVEKGFLNGANASGDYVSQLKEYAVQAKNARISAEDFIKVLVQQEGAALFDDKLIDTIKELGLRLNEFTPTVEKALKPLGKEFSNEVKQSIESGEDVVDIFQKIFVQSKRSGLSVQELQTIIADLGGGALEDVGGLEVAYENLNEAIGRNLDKLDELGEKQKEELEIQQDLNKELARLSTNFSGFGDFLKNTFSVILSTTVGLFNDWLESMQSVDTVMARNKDTIKSLNYDEVIDGISTTTDELAKLRKEQERVQEIYDNTSTSSNYYNTASANLLEALNQVEIYEQKLKDLEERKAELKKQSDQEWSDARDRQIEEEKRKKGKGKGNDDDKKKKKEKPVDEFGPILDAWRALRREVGEIEQELEASQLTTDEQVIAGVQARFDTLKAKTLEFYNSQLIDQKEFNAERERIDLAAEEAIKQKKEEVGADFVSRGEALATEQDLELVQIASHYDALIAEAQRLGLEENTIRELTAQKNKAIEDKELQDRIKRAQATQAVLGGLSDFAGALAQAAGDDSEAMAEFQKLATLFQIGLDTAAAISSLTAASEANPSNSVTFGGAGAAQFIAGLVRITTNVAKARQVLSKEKKPKSPNVGRSTSKTGITEGTSYFFGGATGKGNIGTGDRYGAFAGYVHQDEYVIPASVRRDPVVADFESIIESKRTGQSTSSQLDQLASKLNSPQVITQENAATLEVLTTIAATLKDNAERPTMIQWGYRDTTYVREEIDDQIAIEDLAKI; encoded by the coding sequence AAAGTAATGATATAGCCAAAACCACCATTCAGGTGGATGGCAAGCAAGGTATCAACCAGTTAGGGCTGTTTGAGGCAGAAGCGGCCAAGGCTGCCAAGCAGATGCAGGTATTGGAAAGGGCTACCAAGGAGTACACCAAGACTTCTGACAAAATGAAGTCGCTGGAGGCAGCCGGGAAAAAGCAGTCAAAGGCATATGAAAATGCCGCCAAGAAACTCAAGGAACTGGAAGGAGCACAGCAAGATTACCTTAAGGCAACCGACAAGTACAAGGATGCAGAGCGGAAGGTAAAAGGCTTGCGTGAACAGCTGGGACTTGCCGGGCTTACCATGCGCCAGCTCAAGAACAGGCAAAGGGAACTCAACCGGGAAATGGAGAATACCACCCGAGGTACCACACGCTACAAGGAACTGAATACAGAAATGGACAAGGTGAAGGCTGAAATGGCCAGTACCAACAACACTACCAAGAAATCCACCAATATCTTCAGCTCCTTTGGAGGTGAGTTAATGCAGCTTGGCGGTAAGGGAGGTGCAATTGCTGCAGTTGCTGCAGGCCTTTTGTATTTGGGGAATCAAATCCTTTCAGTTGAGAAAAAGTTCACTGGCCTGATGCGGACCACCAAGCGGGTAACTGGTGAAACAGGTGAGGTACTGGAACAAACCACTGCTCGTATCCAATCACTTTCTGATGTCTATGGTGAGGAGTATAACGAAATCCTGAAAGCCACTCAGTCGGTAGCAACTGCCTACAAGATCGATTTTAGGGAAGCACTTGATCTGGTGGAGAAAGGTTTCCTGAATGGCGCCAATGCCAGTGGGGACTATGTCTCGCAGCTAAAAGAATACGCTGTGCAGGCCAAGAATGCCCGTATCTCTGCAGAGGATTTTATAAAAGTATTGGTACAGCAGGAAGGTGCAGCGCTATTTGATGACAAGCTGATTGACACCATCAAGGAGCTTGGCCTAAGACTGAACGAGTTTACACCTACAGTAGAAAAAGCGCTAAAACCACTTGGGAAAGAATTTTCCAATGAGGTTAAGCAGTCCATTGAGTCAGGAGAAGATGTAGTGGATATCTTCCAGAAGATTTTCGTGCAGTCCAAGCGTTCCGGACTATCCGTGCAAGAATTGCAGACAATTATTGCAGACTTGGGTGGTGGTGCTTTGGAAGATGTCGGTGGTTTGGAAGTGGCTTACGAGAATTTGAATGAAGCTATTGGCCGTAACCTGGACAAGTTGGATGAACTGGGTGAAAAACAGAAAGAGGAACTGGAGATACAGCAGGACCTTAATAAGGAGTTAGCCAGGTTGTCAACAAACTTTAGTGGTTTTGGGGATTTCCTGAAGAATACTTTCTCAGTAATTCTTAGTACAACGGTTGGGCTTTTCAATGACTGGTTGGAGAGTATGCAGTCTGTAGATACAGTGATGGCTAGGAATAAGGACACAATCAAAAGTTTGAATTATGATGAAGTCATAGATGGGATTAGTACAACAACTGATGAGTTAGCTAAGCTAAGGAAAGAACAAGAGAGGGTGCAGGAAATATATGATAATACAAGCACCTCTTCCAACTATTATAATACAGCCAGTGCAAACCTGTTAGAGGCTCTAAATCAGGTCGAGATCTATGAGCAGAAATTGAAGGATCTGGAAGAAAGAAAAGCCGAATTGAAAAAGCAAAGTGATCAGGAATGGTCAGATGCACGGGACCGTCAAATTGAGGAGGAAAAAAGGAAGAAAGGAAAGGGAAAAGGCAATGATGACGATAAAAAGAAAAAGAAAGAAAAGCCGGTAGATGAGTTCGGTCCAATACTCGATGCCTGGAGAGCACTCCGTCGTGAGGTGGGTGAAATAGAACAGGAGCTGGAGGCTAGTCAGTTGACAACCGATGAACAGGTCATTGCAGGAGTGCAAGCACGTTTTGATACACTCAAGGCCAAGACACTGGAGTTTTATAATTCACAGTTGATTGATCAAAAGGAATTCAATGCAGAACGTGAACGGATTGATCTAGCAGCAGAGGAAGCCATCAAACAAAAGAAGGAAGAGGTAGGTGCTGACTTTGTTTCCCGTGGTGAGGCGCTGGCTACTGAGCAGGATCTGGAACTGGTGCAAATCGCATCTCATTACGATGCACTAATTGCAGAAGCCCAGCGGTTGGGACTGGAAGAAAATACCATCCGTGAACTGACAGCCCAGAAAAACAAAGCCATTGAGGATAAGGAGCTGCAGGATCGGATCAAAAGGGCACAAGCCACACAAGCCGTACTTGGAGGACTTTCTGATTTTGCTGGAGCGCTTGCCCAAGCGGCAGGTGATGACTCAGAGGCAATGGCAGAATTCCAGAAACTGGCCACACTTTTCCAGATCGGTTTGGATACAGCAGCAGCTATCTCCTCACTGACTGCAGCTTCGGAGGCCAACCCATCCAACTCCGTGACCTTCGGGGGAGCTGGTGCTGCCCAGTTTATTGCAGGTCTTGTCCGGATTACCACCAACGTAGCCAAAGCCAGACAGGTACTTTCCAAGGAGAAAAAGCCAAAGTCCCCAAATGTAGGAAGGAGCACCTCAAAGACTGGCATAACGGAAGGTACCAGCTACTTTTTCGGTGGTGCAACAGGTAAGGGCAATATCGGGACAGGTGATAGGTATGGCGCTTTTGCCGGTTATGTCCATCAGGATGAGTACGTGATACCAGCCTCCGTTCGCCGTGATCCAGTGGTGGCAGACTTTGAAAGCATCATCGAAAGCAAGCGTACCGGTCAGAGCACTAGCTCACAGCTCGACCAGCTGGCCAGCAAGCTCAACAGTCCACAGGTGATCACACAGGAAAACGCTGCCACACTGGAGGTGCTGACTACCATTGCGGCCACCCTGAAGGACAATGCCGAACGCCCAACCATGATCCAGTGGGGGTACCGGGATACCACCTATGTGAGGGAGGAAATAGACGACCAAATAGCCATTGAAGACCTAGCCAAAATATGA
- a CDS encoding transposase gives MEEKQVNQVYIKRTQKDYTMSFKLQVVAELEEGKLSVQGACDKYGIQAKSTVRDWLRKFGNLDWSNKHPLKMSKTPEQRILELEQKVKLLERQKQTLEKQVERADKKIILFDMMLEMAEKEYNIPVRKNISPE, from the coding sequence ATGGAAGAGAAGCAAGTAAATCAGGTTTATATAAAGCGAACTCAGAAGGATTATACAATGTCCTTCAAGCTTCAAGTGGTCGCTGAATTGGAAGAAGGCAAGCTCTCAGTACAGGGCGCTTGTGACAAATATGGTATTCAAGCCAAATCTACTGTTCGTGACTGGTTGCGAAAATTTGGTAACTTGGACTGGTCCAACAAACACCCCTTAAAAATGTCGAAAACCCCTGAGCAAAGAATATTGGAGCTGGAGCAAAAAGTCAAGCTGCTGGAACGTCAGAAGCAAACCCTAGAGAAGCAGGTAGAACGAGCTGACAAGAAGATCATTCTCTTTGATATGATGCTGGAGATGGCAGAGAAAGAATATAACATCCCGGTGCGAAAAAATATATCCCCCGAGTAA
- a CDS encoding MBL fold metallo-hydrolase encodes MELIRTFHPVGQGAFYSERIIDGNNEYNVVYDCGSDTKFKNKVERIEEWVKDKEIHLLCISHLDNDHVNLVKYLVKHSIKIHKVMMPFINNEEKILLINRNRIFKEGMSSLLNNPSNFFGENVKILYIDRYEDVNDNNTTVLDLSDNNLTTEGVWSSGSEIIINHILKWRYIPYNFKREDRLQQFKNLLNHNNIDYNKLCSDKKYTLNLLKHDLKKLRNIFRQVDGNINTNSMLIFSLPSNSGLFQKLEIQRDQIMYTLKSLKGYTGSDVYNYKIKFAIKEILNKPGCIYTGDAKVDISHYDKIFKKYHKFIGTVQIPHHGSNKDFCIKLFNKLSNNQYLFCPVSFGEKNKYNHPTNKNVKYALDIYFKKERVEVLNYGNLSKKLIVIGVTEKEESTCIQIFQNKAQEIKELIK; translated from the coding sequence ATGGAACTCATTAGAACTTTTCACCCTGTCGGTCAAGGAGCATTTTATTCGGAGAGAATTATTGATGGTAATAATGAATATAATGTTGTGTATGATTGTGGTAGTGATACAAAATTCAAGAATAAGGTTGAGCGAATTGAGGAATGGGTAAAGGATAAAGAAATTCACTTATTATGTATATCTCATTTAGATAATGATCATGTAAATTTAGTGAAATATTTGGTAAAACATTCCATTAAGATCCATAAAGTTATGATGCCTTTCATTAATAATGAGGAAAAGATACTCTTGATCAATAGAAATAGAATATTTAAAGAAGGGATGTCGTCACTTTTGAATAATCCTAGTAACTTTTTTGGAGAAAATGTGAAAATTTTATACATCGATAGATATGAAGATGTTAATGATAACAATACCACTGTTTTAGATTTAAGTGACAACAATTTAACAACAGAAGGAGTGTGGTCAAGTGGAAGTGAAATAATTATTAATCACATTTTGAAATGGAGGTACATTCCTTATAATTTTAAAAGAGAAGATAGACTTCAACAGTTTAAAAATCTATTAAATCACAACAATATTGATTACAATAAGTTATGCTCCGACAAGAAATACACTTTAAACTTATTAAAGCATGACTTGAAGAAGTTAAGAAATATATTTCGTCAAGTAGATGGTAATATTAACACAAATTCAATGTTGATATTTTCATTACCATCAAATTCTGGATTGTTTCAGAAATTGGAGATTCAACGAGATCAGATCATGTATACTTTAAAGTCACTCAAGGGATATACTGGTAGTGATGTGTACAATTATAAAATTAAATTTGCAATTAAAGAGATTTTAAACAAACCTGGTTGCATTTATACAGGTGATGCTAAAGTTGATATTAGTCATTATGATAAAATATTTAAAAAGTATCATAAGTTTATTGGGACAGTTCAAATTCCTCATCACGGAAGTAATAAAGATTTTTGCATTAAATTATTCAATAAACTATCTAATAATCAGTACCTTTTTTGTCCTGTTTCATTTGGTGAAAAAAACAAATACAATCACCCAACAAATAAAAATGTAAAATATGCGCTAGACATTTATTTCAAAAAAGAAAGGGTTGAAGTATTAAATTATGGAAATTTATCTAAAAAATTAATTGTAATTGGAGTTACAGAGAAAGAAGAGAGCACATGCATTCAAATATTTCAAAATAAAGCACAAGAAATAAAAGAGTTAATTAAATAG
- a CDS encoding S1/P1 nuclease, protein MKKNLLTILLLVLATPIFAWNAKGHMTVAAIAYNQLDSIQKIQVTELLKSHPDYKDQWAVEYKNIKNDLELGQYLMMRASVWPDEIKNRNNPNKKYSRPEWHYITYKIKFETHHDTTQVDGNVEPNVVWAIDHSTEMIKDNTQDQATRAMYMAWLIHLIGDVHQPLHCGSIFDASYPKGDKGGNGFYVKPSSSSVNLHALWDGALGRGKTKDAVKIKNQSALITQNQSQAISGFSLEYNPRKWSIESFDHAVAEVHLNGDLKGSTDKTEAPSLPDQYTKDMQTLSEKRCLLAGKRLGTTINNFISYL, encoded by the coding sequence ATGAAGAAAAATCTGCTAACAATACTGCTTCTGGTATTGGCTACCCCAATCTTTGCGTGGAATGCAAAAGGACATATGACAGTAGCAGCGATTGCCTACAATCAGCTGGACTCTATTCAAAAAATTCAAGTGACAGAACTACTTAAATCTCACCCCGACTATAAAGACCAATGGGCAGTAGAATATAAGAATATCAAAAATGACCTTGAACTTGGACAGTATTTAATGATGAGAGCCAGTGTATGGCCAGATGAAATCAAAAACAGGAACAATCCAAATAAAAAATACAGCAGACCTGAGTGGCACTACATTACTTACAAAATAAAATTTGAGACGCACCATGACACAACTCAAGTAGATGGAAATGTAGAACCTAACGTTGTATGGGCTATTGACCACTCCACCGAGATGATTAAGGATAACACCCAAGATCAAGCGACAAGAGCAATGTATATGGCATGGTTAATTCACCTAATTGGGGATGTACACCAACCTCTGCACTGCGGTTCCATTTTTGATGCTTCCTACCCTAAAGGTGATAAAGGTGGAAACGGCTTCTATGTTAAACCAAGTTCATCAAGCGTCAACCTACACGCACTTTGGGATGGAGCATTAGGACGAGGTAAAACCAAAGATGCTGTAAAAATCAAGAACCAATCTGCTTTAATTACTCAAAATCAGTCTCAAGCTATATCGGGTTTCAGCTTAGAATACAATCCTAGAAAATGGAGTATCGAAAGCTTCGACCATGCTGTAGCAGAAGTCCACCTCAATGGAGACCTTAAAGGTTCTACGGATAAAACTGAAGCACCATCCCTTCCAGACCAGTATACTAAAGACATGCAAACGTTATCAGAAAAGAGGTGTTTACTCGCAGGTAAAAGACTTGGCACTACGATCAATAATTTTATCAGCTATCTGTAA